One Camelina sativa cultivar DH55 chromosome 3, Cs, whole genome shotgun sequence genomic window carries:
- the LOC104759430 gene encoding 60S acidic ribosomal protein P1-3: MSTVGELACSYAVMILEDEGIAITPDKIATLVKSAGVNVESYWPMLFAKMAEKRNVTDLIMNVGAGGGGGAPVAAAAPAAGGGAAAAAPAAEEKKKEEPAEESDEDLGFGLFD, encoded by the exons atgtcgacaGTAGGAGAGCTTGCTTGCAGCTACGCTGTTATGATCCTCGAGGACGAGGGTATTGCTATCACG CCTGACAAAATCGCAACTTTGGTCAAATCTGCTGGTGTTAATGTTGAGTCGTACTGGCCAATGTTGTTCGCCAAGATGGCTGAGAAACGTAACGTGACTGATCTCATCATGAACGTTGGTGCTGGTGGTGGAGGCGGTGCACCAGTTGCAGCTGCTGCTCCAGCTGCTGGTGGTGGTGCTGCAGCTGCCGCTCCTGCCgctgaggagaagaagaag GAGGAACCAGCAGAAGAGAGTGACGAAGATTTGGGTTTCGGCTTGTTCGATTAA
- the LOC104778522 gene encoding pyruvate dehydrogenase E1 component subunit alpha-3, chloroplastic-like has translation MATAFAPTKLTATLPLHGSQENRLVLPIRLAPHSSFLGSTRSLTAHSSRRLNHAHATRRSPPVVGVQEVVKEKKSINSLLITKEEGLVLYEDMILGRSFEDMCAQMYYRGKMFGFVHLYNGQEAVSTGFIKLLTKSDSVVSTYRDHVHALSKGVSARAVMSELFGKVTGCCRGQGGSMHMFSKEHNMLGGFAFIGEGIPVATGAAFSSKYRRDVLKQDCNM, from the exons ATGGCGACGGCTTTCGCTCCAACCAAGCTCACTGCCACCCTCCCTCTCCATGGATCTCAAGAGAATCGTCTCGTGCTCCCGATCCGATTGGCTCCTCATTCTTCTTTCCTCGGATCCACCCGTTCCCTCACCGCTCATTCTTCTCGCAGGCTCAACCACGCTCACGCCACACGTCGTTCTCCTCCCGTCGTCGGTGTCCAGGAAGTTGTCAAGGAGAAGAAATCCATCAATAGCCTG tTGATTACCAAAGAGGAAGGATTGGTCTTGTATGAAGACATGATACTCGGTAGATCATTCGAAGACATGTGTGCTCAAATGTATTACAGAGGAAagatgtttggttttgttcactTGTACAATGGCCAAGAAGCTGTATCCACTGGCTTCATCAAGCTCTTGACCAAGTCTGATTCCGTCGTCAGCACTTACCGTGACCATGTTCACGCTCTCAGCAAAGGTGTCTCTGCTCGTGCTGTGATGAGTGAGCTCTTTGGGAAGGTCACCGGTTGCTGCAGAGGTCAAGGTGGATCCATGCACATGTTCTCTAAAGAACACAACATGCTTGGTGGATTTGCTTTTATTGGTGAAGGGATTCCCGTGGCCACTGGTGCTGCGTTTAGCTCCAAGTACAGAAGGGATGTCTTGAAACAGGACT GCAATATGTAA
- the LOC109124557 gene encoding pyruvate dehydrogenase E1 component subunit alpha-3, chloroplastic-like has translation MATAFAPTKLTATLPLHGSQENRLVLPIRLAPHSSFLGSTRSLTAHSSRRLNHAHATRRSPPVVGVQEVVKEKKSINSLLITKEEGLVLYEDMILGRSFEDMCAQMYYRGKMFGFVHLYNGQEAVSTGFIKLLTKSDSVVSTYRDHVHALSKGVSARAVMSELFGKVTGCCRGQGGSMHMFSKEHNMLGGFAFIGEGIPVATGAAFSSKYRRDVLKQDCEDVTVAFFGDGTCNNGQFYECLNMAALWKLPIIFVVENNLWAIGMSHLRATSDPEIWKKGPAFGMPGVHVDGMDVLKVREVAKEAVARARRGEGPTLVECETYRFRGHSLADPDELRDAAEKAKYAARDPIAALKKYLIENNLAKEAELKSIEKKIDELVEEAVEFADASPQPGRSQLLENVFADPKGFGIGPDGRYRCEDPKFTEGTAQV, from the exons ATGGCGACGGCTTTCGCTCCAACCAAGCTCACTGCCACCCTCCCTCTCCATGGATCTCAAGAGAATCGTCTCGTGCTCCCGATCCGATTGGCTCCTCATTCTTCTTTCCTCGGATCCACCCGTTCCCTCACCGCTCATTCTTCTCGCAGGCTCAACCACGCTCACGCCACACGTCGTTCTCCTCCCGTCGTCGGTGTCCAGGAAGTTGTCAAGGAGAAGAAATCCATCAATAGCCTG tTGATTACCAAAGAGGAAGGATTGGTCTTGTATGAAGACATGATACTCGGTAGATCATTCGAAGACATGTGTGCTCAAATGTATTACAGAGGAAagatgtttggttttgttcactTGTACAATGGCCAAGAAGCTGTATCCACTGGCTTCATCAAGCTCTTGACCAAGTCTGATTCCGTCGTCAGCACTTACCGTGACCATGTTCACGCTCTCAGCAAAGGTGTCTCTGCTCGTGCTGTGATGAGTGAGCTCTTTGGGAAGGTCACCGGTTGCTGCAGAGGTCAAGGTGGATCCATGCACATGTTCTCTAAAGAACACAACATGCTTGGTGGATTTGCTTTTATTGGTGAAGGGATTCCCGTGGCCACTGGTGCTGCGTTTAGCTCCAAGTACAGAAGGGATGTCTTGAAACAGGACTGTGAAGACGTCACTGTTGCGTTTTTCGGTGACGGGACTTGTAATAACGGACAGTTCTACGAGTGTCTGAACATGGCTGCTCTCTGGAAATTGCCTATTATCTTTGTTGTGGAGAATAACTTGTGGGCGATTGGGATGTCTCACTTGAGAGCCACTTCTGACCCCGAGATTTGGAAGAAAGGTCCTGCTTTTGGGATGCCTGGTGTTCATGTTGACGGTATGGATGTTTTGAAGGTGAGGGAAGTTGCTAAAGAGGCAGTCGCTAGAGCTAGAAGAGGAGAAGGTCCAACCTTGGTAGAATGTGAGACTTACAGATTCAGAGGACACTCTTTGGCTGATCCCGATGAGCTCCGTGATGCTG CCGAGAAAGCCAAATACGCGGCTAGAGACCCGATAGCAGCACTGAAGAAGTATTTGATAGAGAACAACCTTGCGAAGGAAGCGGAGCTAAAGTcgatagagaagaagatagacGAGTTAGTGGAAGAAGCAGTTGAGTTTGCAGATGCGAGTCCACAGCCCGGTCGCAGCCAGTTGCTAGAGAATGTGTTTGCTGATCCAAAAGGGTTTGGAATCGGACCTGATGGACGGTACAGATGCGAGGATCCCAAGTTTACTGAAGGCACAGCTCAAGTCTGA
- the LOC104759447 gene encoding 28 kDa ribonucleoprotein, chloroplastic-like, which yields MAASSSCFAIPLSSSSSSRTSHNAIPKYKTLISSSYSYSYLESLKPQFPRPFIAQQPLQPNYKVSSSELSVVDEVEEETKTEEGETDGDEAAAAAAATVKKPRPCELYVCNIPKSYDIAHLLEMFQPFGTVISVEVSRNPQTGESRGSGYVTMGSINSAKIAIASLDAKEVGGREMRVRYSVDMNPGAKRNPEVLNSTPKKILTYESQYKVYVGNLPWFTQPDGLRQHFSKFGTIVSTRVLHDRKTGKNRVFAFLSFTNSEERDAALSLNETEYEGRRIIVRQGVEKSDA from the exons ATGGCGGCCTCCTCCTCCTGCTTCGCAATtcccttatcttcttcttcatcttctcgaACGTCTCACAATGCCATTCCCAAATACAAAACCCTaatatcttcttcttactcttacTCTTACTTAGAATCCCTGAAACCTCAGTTCCCTCGTCCCTTTATAGCCCAACAACCACTGCAACCTAATTATAAGGTCTCTTCTTCAGAATTATCAGTTGtagatgaagttgaagaagaaacgaaaactgaagaaggagaaactgATGGAGacgaagcagcagcagcagcggcAGCAACAGTAAAGAAACCGAGACCTTGCGAGCTCTACGTGTGTAATATCCCAAAAAGCTATGACATTGCTCACCTTCTTGAGATGTTTCAGCCTTTTGGAACTGTGATCTCTGTAgag GTATCGCGAAATCCTCAGACGGGAGAGAGCCGTGGAAGCGGATACGTTACAATGGGTTCTATAAACTCTGCCAAAATCGCCATTGCTTCTCTTGATGCAAAA GAAGTAGGCGGTAGGGAAATGCGGGTTAGGTATTCTGTTGACATGAATCCAGGAGCCAAAAGAAACCCTGAAGTCTTGAATTCAACCCCAAAGAAGATTCTCACGTACGAAAGCCAATACAAAGTCTATGTCGGAAATCTCCCTTGGTTCACACAGCCTGATGGTTTGAGACAACACTTTAGCAAGTTTGGGACAATCGTAAGCACGAGAGTGTTACATGACCGTAAGACTGGTAAAAACCGAGTCTTtgcctttctttctttcacaaaCAGTGAAGAACGTGATGCGGCTCTATCATTGAATGAAACA GAATATGAAGGTCGCAGGATCATTGTCAGACAAGGTGTAGAAAAGAGCGATGCGTGA